CCCCCTCAGTAGTCGATTTACCAACACTCGAACCTCGCAGCTCTCTGAAAACACCCCCGACTTTTTCGCTCGCTACAGTTTCGATCCTACCTGTGGGTATAAAACGCTTCACGGCAACAAATTTTACTCATTTCTGCTATATCTGTTTACAGTAACTAGCCGAACATATCAAGATGTCTGGACGTGGTAAGGGAGGAAAAGTAAAGGGAAAGGCAAAGAGCCGATCATCCCGTGCCGGACTTCAGTTCCCAGTCGGACGTATCCACCGTCTGCTCCGCAAGGGAAACTATGCCGAGCGAGTTGGAGCCGGAGCACCAGTGTACTTGGCTGCTGTCCTCGAGTACTTAGCTGCTGAAGTTTTGGAATTGGCAGGAAACGCCGCCAGAGATAACAAGAAGACCAGGATCATCCCCCGTCATCTCCAGTTGGCCATCAGGAACGACGAGGAGTTGAACAAACTGCTGTCCGGTGTCACCATCGCACAGGGTGGTGTTCTGCCCAACATCCAGGCTGTTCTTCTCCCCAAGAAGACCCAGAAACCCGCCAAGTAGACGGTTCCAGTGTCATTCTGCACAAAcaaaaacggcccttttcagggccaCCCACTTTTCTCAAAAAGTGTTCATATGATATGCCTCGAAAACACGCAAATATCTTGTTGCTTATTAATCTATGTGttcaattatatacaattaGCTACTTAAAAACACACGGATTACATTTACatgtcaataaatattataattactcacatattacaacataacaacagaaaTTATACACACTGTGGTTACAGATAAAGCCACTTAGTGAATACAATATCCTAGCTAACATTCATTCATATTCGACTGCAGATCTAAAGATCGTACAATATACAACTAAAAGTATTTTCATTAGCACATTTGTGTAAAAACAAGTAATTTGTAGCTACAACCAAAGACACATGAAACTGGGTATACAACAATAGTACAGACATAAAGATGCGTTAGAGAACATTTATTCTACATGTCACGTGAGGcgatttaaatgtaaattaaaataacatcattgaatccaaattaaaaacaaatcctAACTAGACAACATACTATGTCTGGCACCGCGTATATTTACGTATATCGCCTTGCCAGGTTGTCGCATATTATGTTAACTTCATACAGAAACTTGTATGTTCAAATGTGAACCTTTCATAGATGTAGATGcggtgttttttttgttttt
This sequence is a window from Pecten maximus unplaced genomic scaffold, xPecMax1.1, whole genome shotgun sequence. Protein-coding genes within it:
- the LOC117319899 gene encoding histone H2A gives rise to the protein MSGRGKGGKVKGKAKSRSSRAGLQFPVGRIHRLLRKGNYAERVGAGAPVYLAAVLEYLAAEVLELAGNAARDNKKTRIIPRHLQLAIRNDEELNKLLSGVTIAQGGVLPNIQAVLLPKKTQKPAK